In the Parasteatoda tepidariorum isolate YZ-2023 chromosome 3, CAS_Ptep_4.0, whole genome shotgun sequence genome, one interval contains:
- the LOC107454356 gene encoding large ribosomal subunit protein eL34 — protein MVQRLTYRRRLCYNTQSNRVKISKTPGGRLVYLYPGKPGKIPRCGDCHLKLRGITHARPRELSALSKRHKTVTRTYGGSRCGKCVRSRIIRAFLIEEQKIVAKVLKAQQMTAKATK, from the exons atggTCCAAAGATTGACGTACAGACGAAGACTGTGCTATAATACTCAGTCTAATAGGgtgaaaat atcTAAAACACCTGGTGGAAGACTTGTATATCTTTATCCTGGTAAACCTGGAAAAATCCCAAGATGTGGAGATTGTCATTTGAAATTGAGAGGA attactCATGCTCGACCTAGAGAGCTCTCTGCATTGTCAAAACGACACAAGACAGTTACTCGAACGTATGGTGGATCTAGATGTGGAAAGTGTGTTAGAAGCAG AATCATTCGAGCATTCCTCATTGAAGAACAGAAAATAGTTGCTAAAGTTCTTAAAGCACAGCAGATGACCGCCAAAGCAAcaaaataa